A section of the Ciceribacter thiooxidans genome encodes:
- a CDS encoding GNAT family N-acetyltransferase has product MQSEFLRDDQYRSPKDRLRPERLRSDCPVLLSQRLVMRAPHEEDIDALSHLANNAAVATMVSRMPHPYTAKDAADFVRRSNLGEIGKCVYAITKTENGAFLGCCGLEPHQDDPETLEIGYWLGQPYWNQGYATEAAHALIDMAFRTREIRFIDARCRVTNIASRRVIQKCGFQFQGSGMVGSLALGGMVPVEWYRLDRKTWMSLKSWGEMR; this is encoded by the coding sequence ATGCAAAGTGAGTTTTTAAGGGACGACCAGTACCGGTCGCCCAAGGATCGGCTGAGGCCGGAGCGGTTAAGGAGCGATTGCCCTGTCCTGTTGTCTCAGCGGCTCGTCATGCGCGCGCCCCACGAAGAAGACATCGACGCCCTTTCCCATCTCGCCAACAACGCCGCCGTCGCGACCATGGTGTCGCGGATGCCTCATCCCTATACGGCAAAAGACGCCGCCGACTTCGTGCGACGCTCCAATCTCGGCGAGATCGGCAAGTGCGTCTACGCGATTACGAAGACGGAGAACGGTGCCTTCCTCGGTTGCTGCGGACTGGAGCCGCATCAGGATGACCCCGAGACGCTAGAGATCGGCTACTGGCTCGGCCAGCCGTACTGGAATCAGGGCTATGCCACCGAAGCGGCACATGCGCTCATAGACATGGCCTTCCGAACCCGGGAAATCCGTTTCATCGACGCTCGCTGCCGCGTGACGAACATCGCGTCCCGGCGCGTGATCCAGAAGTGCGGGTTTCAGTTCCAGGGATCCGGAATGGTCGGCAGTCTTGCGCTCGGCGGCATGGTGCCGGTCGAGTGGTACCGGCTGGATCGGAAGACCTGGATGTCTCTGAAGAGCTGGGGAGAAATGCGATGA
- the rpmA gene encoding 50S ribosomal protein L27: MAHKKAGGSSRNGRDSESKRLGVKKFGGEVVIPGNIIVRQRGTQWHPGANVGMGKDHTIFALAAGNVAYRTKANGRVYVSVMPKTAEAAE, from the coding sequence ATGGCACACAAAAAAGCTGGCGGTTCCTCGCGCAACGGTCGCGATTCTGAATCCAAGCGCCTTGGCGTGAAGAAGTTCGGCGGCGAAGTCGTCATTCCTGGCAACATTATCGTTCGTCAGCGCGGTACGCAGTGGCATCCCGGCGCCAACGTCGGCATGGGCAAGGACCATACCATCTTTGCACTCGCCGCCGGTAATGTCGCCTACCGTACCAAGGCCAATGGCCGCGTGTACGTGTCGGTGATGCCGAAAACGGCAGAAGCAGCGGAATAA
- the rplU gene encoding 50S ribosomal protein L21: MFAVIKTGGKQYRVAANDVLTIEKLEAAAGDKIEFTEVLVIGEGADAKIGAPFVKGASVKAEVVEQNRGKKVIAFKKRRRQNSKRSRGHRQHHTVVRITDIVAA; encoded by the coding sequence ATGTTCGCAGTCATCAAGACCGGCGGTAAACAGTACCGCGTTGCAGCCAATGACGTGCTGACCATCGAAAAGCTGGAAGCCGCCGCTGGCGACAAGATCGAATTCACCGAAGTCCTCGTGATCGGCGAAGGCGCCGACGCCAAGATCGGTGCTCCCTTCGTGAAGGGCGCCAGCGTCAAGGCGGAAGTTGTCGAGCAGAACCGCGGCAAGAAGGTCATCGCCTTCAAGAAGCGCCGTCGCCAGAACTCCAAGCGTTCGCGCGGCCATCGCCAGCATCACACGGTCGTCCGCATCACGGACATCGTTGCGGCTTAA
- the abc-f gene encoding ribosomal protection-like ABC-F family protein, with translation MIRIDNISKSNSHRILYIEASAALNRGEKIGLVGPNGAGKTTLFRMITGEELPDEGQVSVEKGVTIGYFDQDVGEMTGRSAVAEVMDGAGPVSVVAAELRLLEAAMSDPDRMDEMDAIIERYGEVQARYEELDGYALEGRAREVLAGLSFSQEMMDGDVANLSGGWKMRVALARILLMRPDVMLLDEPSNHLDLESLIWLEEFLKSYDGALLMTSHDREFMNRIVNKIIEIDGGALTTYAGDYGFYEEQRALNEKQQQAQFERQQAMLAKEIKFIERFKARASHASQVQSRVKKLEKIDRVEPPRRRQTVAFEFLPAPRSGEDVINLKNVHKAYGSRTIYDGLDFMVRRRERWCIMGINGAGKSTLLKLVAGSAEPDKGNVSLGAGVKLGYFAQHAMDLLVGDSTILQWLAERFPKAGQAPLRALAGCFGFSGDDVEKRCRILSGGEKARLVMAAMLFDPPNLLVLDEPTNHLDLDTKEMLIKALSAYEGTMLFVSHDRRFLSALSNRVLELTPDGIHQYGGGYAEYVERTGQEAPGLRI, from the coding sequence ATGATCCGTATCGACAATATTAGCAAGTCCAACAGTCACCGCATTCTCTATATCGAAGCCTCGGCAGCGCTGAACCGCGGCGAGAAGATCGGTCTCGTCGGACCGAACGGAGCGGGGAAGACGACGCTCTTTCGAATGATTACCGGCGAGGAGCTGCCCGACGAGGGGCAGGTCTCCGTCGAGAAGGGTGTCACGATCGGCTATTTCGACCAGGATGTCGGCGAGATGACAGGACGATCGGCCGTAGCCGAGGTGATGGATGGCGCGGGACCGGTCAGCGTCGTGGCGGCGGAGCTTCGCCTGCTGGAAGCCGCGATGTCGGATCCGGACCGCATGGATGAAATGGACGCGATCATTGAGCGCTATGGCGAGGTGCAGGCGCGCTACGAGGAACTCGATGGTTATGCGCTGGAGGGGCGCGCCCGCGAGGTTCTGGCGGGACTGAGCTTCAGCCAGGAGATGATGGATGGCGACGTCGCCAATCTGTCGGGCGGCTGGAAGATGCGTGTGGCGCTTGCCCGTATCCTTTTGATGCGCCCGGACGTCATGCTGCTCGACGAGCCGAGCAACCATCTCGATCTCGAAAGCCTCATCTGGCTGGAGGAATTCCTGAAAAGCTATGACGGTGCGCTGTTGATGACATCCCATGACCGGGAATTCATGAACCGGATCGTTAACAAGATCATCGAGATCGATGGCGGCGCGCTGACGACCTATGCCGGCGATTACGGCTTCTATGAAGAACAGCGAGCGCTGAACGAGAAGCAACAGCAGGCGCAGTTCGAGCGTCAGCAGGCGATGCTGGCGAAGGAGATCAAGTTCATCGAGCGTTTCAAGGCCCGCGCCTCTCATGCCTCACAGGTTCAGAGCCGAGTGAAAAAGCTCGAAAAGATCGACCGCGTCGAACCCCCTCGTCGGCGTCAGACGGTCGCCTTCGAATTTCTGCCCGCACCGCGTTCCGGCGAAGACGTGATCAATCTCAAGAACGTCCACAAGGCCTACGGCAGCCGGACGATATATGACGGCCTCGACTTCATGGTGCGGCGGCGTGAACGCTGGTGCATCATGGGCATCAACGGCGCCGGCAAGTCGACGTTACTCAAGCTGGTCGCCGGCTCTGCCGAGCCGGACAAGGGGAATGTCTCGCTCGGCGCCGGCGTCAAGCTCGGCTATTTCGCCCAGCATGCCATGGATCTGCTCGTCGGCGACAGCACCATACTGCAATGGCTGGCGGAGCGTTTTCCTAAGGCCGGGCAAGCGCCGCTTCGGGCGCTCGCGGGCTGTTTCGGTTTTTCGGGCGATGACGTCGAGAAGCGGTGCCGCATACTTTCGGGCGGCGAGAAGGCCCGGCTGGTGATGGCGGCTATGCTGTTCGACCCGCCGAATCTCCTTGTTCTCGACGAGCCGACCAACCACCTCGATCTCGATACGAAGGAGATGCTGATCAAGGCACTCTCGGCTTACGAGGGTACAATGCTGTTCGTCTCCCACGATCGCCGGTTCCTGTCGGCCCTTTCCAATCGTGTGCTGGAACTCACACCGGACGGCATCCACCAATACGGCGGGGGGTATGCCGAATACGTCGAACGCACTGGACAGGAGGCGCCGGGCCTACGCATTTGA
- a CDS encoding DUF992 domain-containing protein — protein sequence MQKILAAALAALPVAMSAGSAISADAIVRSEPAPTFRDNGPAGGVRIGYLDCSIGGGVGYVLGSAKDVECVFTSAIGSEPLDRYVGVVRKMGIDVGFTTRSRLVWAVFAPTAGYHLGSLGGLYQGATAEATVGAGIGANILVGGTSGSIHLQTISLTGQLGLNLAATGTSVTLTPAG from the coding sequence ATGCAGAAGATTCTTGCCGCGGCACTCGCCGCCTTGCCGGTTGCGATGAGCGCGGGTTCCGCGATTTCGGCGGATGCGATCGTGCGATCCGAGCCCGCGCCGACATTTCGTGACAACGGGCCGGCCGGCGGCGTCCGGATCGGCTATCTTGACTGCAGCATCGGCGGGGGCGTCGGCTACGTGCTGGGCTCCGCCAAGGACGTGGAATGCGTCTTCACGTCCGCGATCGGGAGTGAGCCGCTCGACCGTTACGTCGGCGTGGTGCGCAAGATGGGCATCGACGTCGGCTTCACGACACGCAGCCGGCTGGTCTGGGCGGTCTTTGCCCCCACAGCCGGATATCACCTTGGCTCACTCGGCGGTCTCTACCAGGGAGCCACAGCCGAGGCGACTGTCGGCGCGGGTATCGGAGCGAACATTCTCGTCGGCGGCACGTCCGGGTCCATTCATCTGCAAACGATCAGCCTGACCGGACAACTCGGGCTCAATCTTGCAGCGACCGGCACCTCCGTCACGTTGACGCCGGCCGGTTGA
- a CDS encoding GNAT family N-acetyltransferase gives MIIRPAHEDDLDAVYGICLVTGDSGRDASGLYSDPRLIGHIYAAPYVLLAPHLAFVVADEEGVAGYVVGTEDARSWERRLEQAWWPSLRRRYVDPDVSRRSAWTPDQCLAHLLHHPKADPAVVCGSYPAHLHMNVLPRLQGQGVGFALLDRWIVAAASCGVRAAHVGVSPANIRGARFWTRAGFAELQAPQDGNDALWLGRLI, from the coding sequence GTGATCATCCGTCCAGCCCACGAGGACGATCTCGATGCGGTCTACGGCATTTGTCTCGTCACCGGCGATTCTGGCCGTGACGCATCGGGCCTCTATTCTGATCCCCGGTTGATCGGCCATATCTACGCGGCGCCCTACGTGCTGTTGGCGCCGCATCTCGCATTCGTTGTTGCTGATGAGGAGGGTGTTGCTGGCTACGTCGTCGGCACCGAAGATGCCCGGTCGTGGGAGAGGCGTCTGGAACAGGCGTGGTGGCCTTCTTTACGGCGAAGATATGTCGACCCAGACGTGTCCCGTCGCTCTGCTTGGACTCCTGACCAGTGTCTGGCTCATCTCCTCCATCACCCGAAGGCAGATCCCGCCGTCGTGTGCGGAAGCTATCCTGCACACCTGCACATGAACGTTCTGCCAAGGCTGCAGGGGCAAGGCGTCGGATTTGCGCTTTTGGACCGCTGGATCGTCGCGGCGGCGTCGTGCGGCGTGCGCGCGGCACACGTCGGTGTCAGTCCTGCAAATATCAGAGGTGCCCGCTTCTGGACACGCGCGGGATTTGCAGAGCTGCAAGCGCCGCAAGACGGAAACGATGCCTTGTGGCTCGGACGCCTGATATAG
- a CDS encoding OsmC family protein encodes MNSAATTKIRPTGAIATMGRTGFPHVVSETGGVIDVRTGAAEAGFNPLDLLYASLSACLAMSARIAASRLGMLHRLTSVTVRVTGSKAPDEPSRLARFDIEFEIAGDFDKATRDEIARLAEGEICTVSNTIKGQPEFTVTVAGADRCHDAGA; translated from the coding sequence ATGAACAGTGCAGCGACGACCAAGATACGGCCGACGGGCGCGATTGCCACCATGGGGCGCACCGGCTTTCCGCATGTCGTGTCGGAGACGGGTGGTGTGATCGATGTCAGGACCGGAGCCGCAGAGGCGGGCTTCAATCCGCTGGACCTACTCTACGCTTCACTGTCGGCATGCCTGGCGATGAGCGCCCGCATTGCGGCGAGCAGGCTCGGTATGCTGCATCGCCTCACGAGCGTCACTGTGCGTGTCACGGGCTCAAAGGCGCCGGACGAACCTTCCCGCCTTGCGCGGTTCGACATCGAATTCGAAATAGCCGGCGACTTCGATAAAGCGACGAGAGACGAAATCGCTCGTCTTGCCGAGGGCGAAATCTGCACCGTGAGCAACACCATCAAGGGGCAGCCGGAATTCACGGTCACGGTCGCCGGCGCCGACAGATGTCACGACGCGGGAGCATGA
- a CDS encoding SDR family NAD(P)-dependent oxidoreductase, with product MTNAFATYPSLAGKTALVTGGASGIGAEIVRAFAAQGCRVGFIDLDAQASARLASEAGQIDYEICDLRDVTALKVACAALRRRLGPASALVNNAARDDRHGWRDLSPEYWDDRMNTNLRHQFFAIQAVAPDMIELGGGSIINLGSNSWWEAADGFPAYATAKAAVHGLTRTMARELGQYRIRVNAVVPGWIMTDRQKELWATPEKLEAHRRRQCLPDLIDPVYVARMVLFLASDDARMCTAGSYMVEAGSI from the coding sequence ATGACCAACGCCTTCGCAACCTATCCCAGCCTTGCCGGCAAGACGGCTCTTGTGACCGGCGGCGCCTCTGGCATCGGCGCCGAAATCGTTCGCGCTTTCGCAGCACAGGGGTGCCGCGTCGGTTTCATCGATCTCGACGCGCAAGCCAGCGCCAGGTTGGCGTCAGAAGCGGGACAGATCGACTACGAGATTTGTGACTTGAGGGACGTCACCGCACTCAAGGTCGCCTGCGCCGCGCTCCGCCGGCGTCTTGGTCCGGCATCAGCTCTCGTCAACAATGCGGCACGCGACGACCGGCATGGATGGCGCGATCTCTCGCCCGAATACTGGGATGACCGGATGAATACCAATCTGCGGCATCAGTTCTTTGCCATTCAGGCGGTCGCCCCGGACATGATCGAACTTGGCGGCGGCTCGATCATCAACCTGGGTTCCAACAGCTGGTGGGAAGCGGCAGACGGATTTCCGGCCTATGCGACGGCCAAAGCCGCAGTGCACGGATTGACTCGCACGATGGCCCGCGAGCTCGGCCAATATCGCATCCGCGTCAATGCCGTCGTCCCCGGCTGGATCATGACCGACCGGCAGAAGGAGCTGTGGGCAACGCCGGAAAAGCTTGAGGCGCATCGCCGCCGCCAGTGCCTTCCGGATTTGATAGACCCAGTCTATGTCGCGCGCATGGTTCTCTTTCTCGCCTCCGACGATGCGCGCATGTGCACCGCCGGCAGCTACATGGTCGAAGCTGGCTCCATTTGA
- the ftsZ gene encoding cell division protein FtsZ has product MTDNTKPEITEMRPKIAVIGIGGGGGNAVNNMIAEGLEGAEFIVANTDAQALTMSKAARIIQLGATVTQGLGAGSLPDVGRAAAEESIDEIMDHLAGTHMCFVTAGMGGGTGTGAAPVIAEAARRAGILTVGVVTKPFTFEGRRRMQAAEEGIERLRESTDTVIVIPNQNLFRVADAKTTFADAFSMADRVLYSGVGCITDLIVKEGLINLDFADVKTVMRDMGRAMMGTGEASGEARAMKAAEAAISNPLLDEVSMKGARGVLISISGGTDMTLFEVDEAATRIRDEVYHDANIVVGAIFDQSLAGKFRVSVVATGLSDPLSAEEAAVVGGEGHMSEGMSRLLQ; this is encoded by the coding sequence ATGACGGACAACACGAAACCGGAGATCACCGAAATGCGGCCCAAGATTGCGGTCATCGGTATCGGCGGCGGCGGCGGCAACGCAGTCAACAACATGATCGCCGAGGGGCTGGAGGGCGCGGAATTCATCGTCGCCAATACGGACGCCCAGGCTTTGACGATGTCCAAGGCCGCGCGGATCATCCAGCTGGGTGCGACCGTGACCCAGGGGCTCGGAGCCGGTTCCTTGCCCGATGTCGGTCGGGCGGCAGCCGAGGAGTCGATCGATGAGATCATGGATCACCTCGCCGGCACGCATATGTGCTTCGTTACGGCGGGTATGGGCGGCGGTACCGGAACCGGTGCGGCACCTGTGATCGCGGAAGCGGCACGTCGGGCGGGTATTCTAACGGTCGGGGTGGTCACCAAGCCCTTCACGTTCGAGGGCCGGCGCCGCATGCAGGCTGCGGAGGAGGGCATCGAACGCCTGAGGGAAAGCACCGATACGGTCATCGTCATTCCCAATCAGAATCTCTTCCGCGTCGCAGACGCCAAGACGACCTTTGCAGACGCCTTCTCGATGGCTGACCGGGTGCTCTATTCCGGTGTGGGATGTATCACAGACCTGATCGTCAAAGAGGGTCTGATCAATCTCGATTTCGCCGACGTCAAGACGGTGATGCGCGACATGGGGCGCGCCATGATGGGAACGGGTGAGGCCTCCGGGGAGGCTCGCGCGATGAAGGCGGCGGAGGCGGCAATATCGAACCCGTTGCTCGATGAAGTCTCGATGAAGGGCGCCCGCGGCGTGCTGATCTCGATCTCCGGCGGAACGGACATGACCCTGTTCGAAGTGGATGAGGCCGCTACGCGCATTCGCGACGAGGTCTACCACGACGCCAATATCGTCGTGGGCGCTATTTTCGACCAGAGCCTTGCCGGAAAGTTCAGGGTTTCGGTGGTTGCGACCGGACTGAGCGATCCGCTTTCGGCGGAAGAAGCAGCGGTTGTCGGAGGCGAGGGGCACATGAGTGAGGGCATGTCCCGACTGCTGCAATAG
- a CDS encoding IMPACT family protein — protein MYTLESTQTFEQEIKRSRFQAVSGPVATEAAARDFIETYSELSAGHNCWAWRIGSRYRFSDDGEPSGTAGKPILQAIDGQSLDNVAVVVSRWFGGVLLGSGGLVRAYGGTAAACLRAAPKSLVIPRVPAQVKVGFADLAIVKARLLAVPDLRIEEEVFTEEGAELALALPELETAAVRRLVSDVTSGRSILLVSI, from the coding sequence ATGTACACGCTCGAAAGCACACAAACGTTTGAACAGGAAATCAAGAGAAGCCGGTTTCAGGCGGTCTCCGGTCCGGTCGCCACAGAAGCGGCGGCGAGGGACTTCATCGAAACCTATTCAGAACTCTCCGCCGGGCATAACTGCTGGGCGTGGCGTATCGGCTCGAGATACCGGTTCAGCGACGACGGTGAGCCGAGCGGAACGGCTGGAAAGCCGATTCTGCAAGCGATTGACGGACAGTCGCTGGACAATGTGGCTGTTGTCGTCAGTCGATGGTTCGGCGGCGTCCTGCTCGGCAGCGGCGGCTTGGTCCGTGCATATGGAGGGACTGCCGCGGCCTGCCTTCGCGCTGCGCCGAAAAGCCTCGTCATTCCTCGGGTGCCTGCGCAGGTGAAGGTCGGCTTTGCCGATCTGGCGATCGTCAAGGCGCGCTTGCTTGCCGTGCCGGACCTCAGGATTGAAGAGGAAGTCTTCACCGAAGAAGGTGCCGAGCTTGCGCTCGCACTTCCTGAACTTGAAACCGCAGCGGTCCGCAGACTGGTTTCCGACGTGACAAGCGGCCGCTCGATCCTTCTCGTTTCGATCTAG
- a CDS encoding ABC transporter substrate-binding protein: MKYKLGIAAALLSATFFASAASAKTFVYCSEGSPEGFDPGLYTAGTTFDASAHPVYSRLLEFEPGTTKPVPGLAESWTVSDDGKEYVFKLRKDIKFHTTDFFTPTRTLNADDVVFSIDRQINKSNPWNQYVAGAAWEYAAGMGFPDLIKSVEKVDDLTVKFVLNRPEAPFLANLAMPFASIVSKEYADSLDAAGKKEQLNQMPVGTGPFVFVGYQQDAVIRYKKNADYWGGAPKIDDLVFAITTDAAVRYQKLKAGECHLMPYPNAADVETMKSDPALTVMEQEGLNVAYLAYNTTQAPFDKVEVRKALNKAINKQAIVDAIFQGMATPAKNPIPPTMWSYNDKVEDDTYDLDAAKKMLEEAGVKDLSMKLWAMPVSRPYMLNARRAAEIIQDDFAKIGVKAEIVSYEWAEYLDRSKAKDRDGAVMLGWTGDNGDPDNFLDTLLGCDAVGGNNRAQWCNKEFDELVKKAKITSDQAERTKLYEEAQVVFKREAPWATLDHSLSVVPMRKEVSGFVQSPLGDFTFENVDIAE; this comes from the coding sequence ATGAAGTATAAACTGGGTATCGCTGCTGCACTGCTTTCGGCGACTTTCTTCGCCAGCGCTGCGAGCGCCAAGACTTTCGTCTATTGCTCCGAAGGCTCGCCGGAGGGCTTCGATCCCGGCCTTTACACGGCCGGCACGACCTTCGATGCGTCCGCGCACCCTGTCTACAGCCGACTGCTCGAATTCGAGCCCGGCACGACGAAGCCGGTTCCTGGTCTCGCCGAGAGCTGGACCGTCTCCGACGACGGGAAGGAATACGTCTTCAAGCTGCGCAAGGACATCAAGTTCCATACCACGGACTTCTTTACGCCGACCCGCACCCTGAACGCTGACGATGTCGTCTTTTCAATCGATCGCCAGATCAACAAGAGCAATCCGTGGAACCAGTATGTCGCCGGTGCTGCATGGGAATATGCGGCAGGGATGGGCTTCCCGGACCTGATCAAGTCGGTGGAGAAGGTCGACGACCTGACCGTCAAATTCGTCCTCAACCGCCCGGAAGCGCCGTTCCTCGCCAATCTCGCAATGCCTTTCGCCTCGATCGTTTCGAAGGAATATGCCGACAGCCTCGACGCAGCCGGCAAGAAGGAACAGCTGAACCAGATGCCGGTCGGAACCGGACCGTTCGTCTTCGTCGGATACCAGCAGGACGCCGTCATCCGTTACAAGAAGAATGCCGACTACTGGGGTGGTGCGCCGAAGATCGACGACCTCGTCTTCGCGATCACGACGGATGCAGCGGTGCGCTATCAGAAGCTGAAGGCCGGCGAATGCCACCTGATGCCCTATCCGAATGCCGCTGATGTCGAAACCATGAAGTCCGATCCGGCCCTCACGGTTATGGAACAGGAAGGCCTCAACGTCGCCTACCTCGCCTACAACACGACCCAGGCGCCCTTCGACAAGGTCGAGGTTCGCAAGGCACTCAACAAGGCGATCAACAAGCAGGCGATCGTCGACGCCATCTTCCAGGGCATGGCAACGCCGGCGAAGAACCCGATCCCGCCGACCATGTGGTCCTACAACGACAAGGTTGAGGACGACACGTATGATCTCGACGCTGCGAAGAAGATGCTCGAAGAAGCCGGCGTCAAGGATCTGTCGATGAAGCTCTGGGCCATGCCGGTTTCGCGTCCCTACATGCTGAATGCCCGTCGTGCTGCCGAAATCATCCAGGACGACTTCGCCAAGATAGGGGTAAAGGCCGAAATCGTGTCCTACGAATGGGCCGAGTATCTCGACCGCTCCAAGGCGAAGGATCGTGACGGCGCCGTCATGCTCGGCTGGACCGGTGACAATGGCGATCCGGACAACTTCCTCGACACCCTGCTCGGCTGCGACGCCGTCGGTGGCAACAACCGTGCCCAGTGGTGCAACAAGGAGTTCGACGAGCTTGTGAAGAAGGCGAAGATCACTTCCGACCAGGCCGAGCGCACTAAGCTCTATGAGGAGGCTCAGGTCGTCTTCAAGCGCGAAGCGCCGTGGGCGACGCTCGACCACTCGCTGTCGGTCGTGCCGATGCGCAAGGAAGTCAGCGGCTTCGTGCAGAGCCCGCTTGGTGATTTCACCTTCGAGAACGTCGATATCGCCGAGTAA
- a CDS encoding ABC transporter permease subunit, with translation MFSFLLRRLAVLIPTFIGVSIIAFSFIRMLPGDPVALLSGERVMSPERHAEISAHLGLDRPLVVQYFDYLGGIVTGDFGTSIVSKTPILEQFLSLFPATVELSLCAIVIAVLLGIPAGVFAAIKRGSFFDQALMGVALVGYSMPIFWWGLLLIILFSGILQWTPVSGRISLMYFFPPVTGFMLIDSLLSDQKGAFFSALSHLVLPSIVLATIPLAVIARQTRSAMLEVLSEDYVRTARAKGLSPFRVIGVHALRNAMIPVITTIGLQIGVMLAGAILTETIFSWPGIGKWMVDSVFRRDYPVIQGGLLLIAAIIMVVNLIVDLLYGLINPRIRH, from the coding sequence ATGTTCAGCTTCCTTTTGCGGCGCCTCGCCGTGTTGATCCCGACATTTATCGGGGTTTCGATCATCGCCTTCTCGTTCATCCGGATGCTGCCGGGCGATCCCGTTGCGCTGCTGTCCGGTGAGCGCGTGATGTCGCCGGAGCGTCACGCCGAAATCAGTGCTCACCTCGGTCTGGATAGGCCGCTCGTCGTGCAGTATTTCGACTATCTCGGCGGGATCGTTACCGGCGATTTCGGTACTTCTATCGTTTCGAAGACGCCGATCCTCGAGCAGTTCCTCTCTCTCTTCCCCGCCACGGTCGAGCTGTCATTGTGTGCGATCGTCATCGCCGTCCTCCTCGGTATTCCGGCGGGCGTCTTTGCGGCAATCAAACGGGGCTCATTCTTCGACCAGGCTCTCATGGGAGTTGCGCTTGTCGGCTACTCGATGCCGATCTTCTGGTGGGGACTGCTGCTGATCATCCTGTTTTCGGGTATCCTGCAATGGACACCCGTGTCGGGACGCATCTCGCTGATGTATTTCTTCCCGCCTGTTACCGGCTTCATGCTGATCGACTCCCTTCTGTCAGATCAGAAAGGCGCATTCTTTTCCGCGCTCAGTCATCTTGTGTTGCCGTCGATCGTGCTCGCGACGATACCGCTTGCGGTGATCGCGCGGCAGACGCGCTCGGCGATGCTGGAGGTGCTCTCCGAAGACTACGTGCGTACCGCCCGTGCAAAGGGTCTTTCGCCGTTCAGGGTGATCGGTGTCCACGCGCTGCGAAACGCCATGATCCCGGTCATTACGACGATCGGCCTGCAGATCGGCGTCATGCTCGCGGGAGCGATCCTCACGGAGACGATCTTCTCCTGGCCGGGGATCGGCAAATGGATGGTCGATTCCGTCTTCCGCCGTGACTACCCGGTCATCCAGGGCGGACTACTGCTGATCGCGGCCATCATCATGGTCGTCAATCTCATTGTTGATCTGCTTTACGGCCTGATCAACCCTCGTATCCGGCACTAG
- a CDS encoding ABC transporter permease subunit yields MADTINDIDNSPEVLSTAALRRKMLKEFWFYFSENRGAVIGLFVFLLLVIVAVFAPFIAPHSPFEQYRDAVLLPPAWIDGGRGGYLLGTDPVGRDILSRLLYGAQYSLFIGVFVTTLSLSSGVLIGVFAGYYRGWVDTIIMRLMDIILAFPSLLLALVLVAILGPGLTNGMIAIALVLQPHFVRLTRAAVMSEKGRDYVTASRLAGASPLRLMFRTILPNCMAPLIVQGTLSFSNAILDAAALGFLGMGAQPPAPEWGTMLAEAREFILRAWWVVTFPGLAILITVLAINLMGDGLRDALDPKMKRS; encoded by the coding sequence ATGGCCGATACCATCAACGATATCGACAACTCTCCAGAGGTCCTCTCGACCGCAGCTTTGCGGCGGAAGATGCTCAAGGAGTTCTGGTTCTACTTTTCTGAAAACCGCGGCGCCGTCATCGGGCTCTTCGTCTTTCTCCTACTGGTGATCGTCGCAGTCTTTGCGCCGTTCATCGCACCGCATTCTCCTTTTGAACAGTACCGCGACGCGGTGCTTCTCCCCCCTGCCTGGATCGACGGCGGCCGCGGCGGCTATCTGCTCGGCACCGATCCTGTCGGTCGCGACATTCTTTCCCGTCTTCTCTACGGCGCACAGTATTCGCTGTTCATCGGCGTTTTCGTGACCACCCTGTCGCTGTCTTCTGGTGTGCTGATCGGGGTCTTCGCAGGCTATTACCGCGGTTGGGTCGACACCATCATCATGCGCCTGATGGACATCATTCTCGCCTTCCCCTCGCTTCTGCTCGCGCTCGTGCTGGTCGCGATCCTGGGGCCGGGCCTGACCAACGGGATGATTGCCATCGCGCTCGTCTTGCAGCCGCACTTCGTGCGCCTTACGCGCGCGGCGGTCATGAGCGAGAAAGGCCGCGACTACGTCACCGCATCCCGCTTGGCAGGCGCCAGCCCGTTGAGGCTCATGTTCCGGACCATCCTTCCGAACTGCATGGCGCCTCTGATCGTCCAGGGAACATTGTCGTTCTCCAATGCAATCCTCGACGCGGCGGCACTCGGCTTCCTGGGAATGGGTGCCCAGCCGCCGGCCCCGGAATGGGGAACGATGCTCGCCGAAGCGCGCGAATTCATCCTCCGGGCCTGGTGGGTCGTCACCTTCCCCGGTCTTGCAATCCTCATCACCGTGCTGGCGATCAACCTTATGGGTGACGGCCTGCGCGATGCTCTCGATCCGAAGATGAAGAGGTCGTGA